A window of Flavobacterium flavigenum contains these coding sequences:
- a CDS encoding protein-disulfide reductase DsbD family protein produces the protein MKKIIFFIVLLFTISNLTAQIYDPVSFTTAVKETGENKYTLIITAKIDKNWHIYSQNVPKGGPAPTAFTFPKSKNYKTIGGVTEPDGHEVDDPVFNMRIKYFADKAVFTQNIERKTADAFVINASIFFMVCNDNSCLPPGDKDLKFTFKKSDIPIKEDAAVTVANTAETKTATISTDTITKQEIKKDTTISVTASEKETLKSKENPGKLSTPNSDDSLWTLFFFSFLGGLAALLTPCVFPMIPMTVSFFTKQSKNKAVGIRNAAFYGIFIIIIYVILGSLVTAIFGADALNALATNVVFNIVFFILLVVFAISFLGAFEIVLPSSWMTKVDQKSEVGGLIGIFFMALALALVSFSCTGPIVGTLLVQAAGQAGIAPIVGMFGFSLAIALPFAIFAAFPGWLNSLPKSGGWLNSVKVVLGFLELALALKFLSNADLVLQLHLLEREVFIAIWIGIFSVLALYLFGKIQLSHDSPVTHISVGRLSLGILVVSFVVYMIPGLWGAPLQYISGFPPAKQYSESPNGFGNTTTLNTEKTALPEGAESGPNGITTFHDYDLGLAYAKKVNKPVMIDFTGYACVNCRKMEERVWPDPKVLSVLNNDVVLISLYVDDKRPLPESEQVVSKITGKILKYTGQKWSELQILKYKTNAQPYYVLMDHKENDLNKPSAYNPDIEVYYKWLQEGVKNFKK, from the coding sequence ATGAAAAAAATAATCTTTTTTATCGTTTTACTTTTTACGATAAGCAACCTTACTGCTCAAATTTACGATCCTGTCTCGTTTACTACTGCAGTAAAAGAAACCGGAGAAAATAAATATACTCTGATTATCACCGCCAAAATTGATAAAAACTGGCACATTTATTCACAAAATGTACCAAAAGGCGGACCCGCACCAACAGCCTTTACGTTTCCAAAATCCAAAAATTATAAAACAATTGGCGGTGTTACAGAACCGGACGGTCACGAAGTAGACGATCCTGTATTCAATATGCGAATTAAATATTTTGCTGACAAAGCTGTTTTTACACAAAATATAGAGCGCAAAACTGCAGATGCCTTTGTTATAAATGCCAGCATATTTTTTATGGTGTGTAATGACAACAGCTGTCTGCCACCAGGAGATAAAGATTTAAAATTCACTTTCAAAAAATCGGATATTCCAATAAAAGAGGATGCAGCAGTAACAGTCGCAAACACAGCAGAAACAAAAACTGCAACAATTAGTACTGATACAATTACAAAACAGGAAATAAAAAAAGATACAACAATCTCTGTTACAGCAAGCGAAAAGGAAACTCTTAAATCGAAGGAGAATCCTGGAAAATTGTCAACGCCAAATTCTGATGATAGCCTTTGGACATTATTTTTCTTTAGCTTTTTAGGAGGTCTTGCCGCTTTGCTGACACCTTGTGTTTTTCCAATGATCCCAATGACAGTGAGCTTTTTTACCAAACAAAGTAAAAATAAGGCTGTAGGGATTAGAAATGCCGCTTTCTACGGAATCTTTATCATTATTATTTATGTAATTTTAGGAAGTCTTGTAACTGCAATTTTTGGCGCCGATGCCCTAAATGCACTGGCAACGAATGTCGTTTTTAATATCGTTTTCTTCATTCTATTAGTAGTGTTTGCAATCTCATTTTTAGGAGCTTTCGAAATCGTATTACCAAGTTCATGGATGACTAAAGTCGACCAGAAATCCGAAGTTGGGGGGCTGATTGGCATTTTCTTTATGGCTTTGGCATTGGCACTCGTTTCATTTTCATGCACGGGACCAATTGTTGGGACATTATTGGTTCAGGCTGCAGGTCAGGCAGGAATTGCCCCTATAGTAGGTATGTTTGGTTTTTCATTAGCTATTGCATTACCGTTTGCCATTTTCGCTGCTTTTCCGGGCTGGCTGAATTCGCTTCCAAAGTCGGGTGGCTGGTTAAATTCTGTAAAAGTAGTTTTGGGATTTCTGGAATTGGCATTGGCATTAAAATTTTTAAGTAATGCCGACTTGGTTTTACAATTACACTTATTAGAAAGAGAAGTTTTTATTGCGATTTGGATTGGTATTTTTTCCGTGCTCGCATTATATCTGTTTGGCAAAATCCAGCTTTCTCATGATTCCCCGGTAACACATATTTCTGTCGGAAGATTAAGCTTAGGTATTCTCGTTGTTTCTTTTGTTGTTTATATGATTCCCGGACTTTGGGGAGCGCCTTTACAATACATCAGTGGGTTTCCGCCCGCAAAACAATACAGTGAATCACCAAATGGTTTTGGAAATACGACAACTTTAAATACTGAAAAAACGGCTTTACCGGAAGGCGCAGAAAGTGGTCCAAACGGAATTACCACATTTCATGATTATGACCTTGGCTTAGCTTATGCAAAAAAAGTGAACAAACCGGTAATGATTGATTTTACAGGTTATGCCTGCGTAAACTGCCGTAAAATGGAAGAAAGAGTCTGGCCTGACCCAAAAGTTTTGTCAGTATTAAACAATGATGTTGTACTGATTTCTTTATACGTAGATGACAAAAGACCGTTGCCGGAAAGCGAGCAGGTAGTTTCTAAAATCACAGGAAAAATCCTGAAATATACGGGACAGAAATGGAGCGAACTTCAAATTTTAAAATACAAAACCAATGCACAGCCGTATTATGTATTAATGGACCATAAGGAAAATGATTTAAACAAACCGTCGGCTTATAATCCTGACATTGAAGTTTATTATAAATGGCTTCAGGAAGGTGTAAAGAATTTTAAAAAATAG
- a CDS encoding mechanosensitive ion channel family protein: MDILNTTFLDNTFLTWLIAAAIIIASVIIVKAVRVIVIRRLKNWTLNTKTTWDNFIIDVVDSSVLPIVYISAFYFASQTLKLPENIDRIIHVAYMFAFTYFILKIISAAFKKFVYSFIQRSEESESKQKQAGGLIAIVNIIIWICGIIFLIDNMGYNVTTLIAGLGVGGIAIALAAQAVLGDLFSYFVIFFDRPFEIGDFVQLGPDNGVIEYIGIKTTRIRTLSGEQLICSNTDLTNSRLRNYKRMEKRRVVFSLGVTYQTSHSQLSEIPKIVKTVIISKPQLQFDRGHFSGYGDFSLNFEFVYYVLDADYNIYMDNQQEVYLEIFSAFEKEGIDFAYPTQTLIMDKEVKLN, encoded by the coding sequence ATGGATATCTTAAACACAACCTTTCTAGACAACACTTTTTTAACATGGCTTATAGCAGCGGCAATAATAATAGCATCTGTAATTATTGTAAAAGCAGTGAGAGTTATAGTAATCAGAAGACTCAAAAACTGGACACTGAATACCAAGACTACCTGGGATAATTTTATCATAGATGTGGTGGATAGCTCTGTATTGCCTATAGTTTATATCAGTGCTTTTTATTTTGCATCACAGACTCTTAAACTTCCTGAGAATATTGACAGAATCATACATGTTGCCTACATGTTCGCCTTTACCTATTTTATCCTAAAAATCATCAGCGCAGCCTTTAAAAAATTTGTATATTCTTTCATTCAAAGATCAGAAGAAAGCGAAAGTAAACAAAAACAGGCAGGAGGACTTATTGCCATTGTAAATATTATTATATGGATTTGCGGTATTATATTTCTAATCGATAATATGGGTTACAACGTCACCACCCTGATTGCAGGATTAGGTGTCGGAGGTATTGCGATTGCACTTGCCGCGCAAGCTGTGCTTGGGGATCTTTTCAGTTATTTTGTCATCTTTTTTGATCGTCCCTTTGAAATTGGTGATTTCGTGCAATTGGGACCTGACAATGGAGTTATTGAATATATCGGAATTAAAACCACCCGTATTAGAACTCTTAGCGGAGAACAGCTTATCTGCTCCAATACAGACCTTACCAATTCCAGATTGAGGAACTATAAAAGAATGGAAAAAAGACGTGTTGTCTTTTCTTTGGGAGTTACCTACCAGACAAGTCATTCGCAGTTATCTGAAATACCAAAAATTGTAAAAACAGTTATAATCTCAAAACCCCAGCTCCAATTTGACAGGGGACACTTTTCGGGATATGGTGATTTCAGTCTGAATTTTGAATTTGTATATTATGTACTCGATGCCGATTATAATATTTATATGGATAATCAGCAGGAAGTCTATCTTGAAATCTTTTCTGCTTTCGAGAAAGAAGGGATTGATTTTGCATATCCTACCCAAACCTTAATTATGGACAAAGAGGTCAAATTAAACTAG